Genomic window (Thermotoga sp. SG1):
GACAGGGCGATGAACGTGGAAAAGAATGACTGGAAAGAATATGTAAGAGAACTCGGTGAAAGGTACAACGAAGATACCTCCACGCTTGAAGGGTTTCTGAACGCTCTCTGGAAATCACACGAACACTTCAAAGAGCACGGATGTGTGGCGAGTGATCACGCCCTTCTGGAGCCATCGATACACTTTGTTGATGAAAAGAGCGCTAGAAAAATCCACGAAAAGGCGTTCAAAGGAAAAAAGCTCGATCCTGAAGAAATCAGGGACTACAAGGCGTTCATGATGGTTCAATTTGGGAAGATGAACCAGGAAACGAACTGGGTGACGCAACTCCATATAGGTGCATTGAGAGATTACAGGGACAGCCTTTTCAAAACGCTTGGACTGGATTCCGGAGGAGATATCTCAACGAACTTTCTGAAGATCGCAGAGGGGCTGAGGTACTTCCTGAACGAGTTCGACGGAAAACTCAAGATCGTTCTCTACGTGCTCGATCCCACGCATCTTCCAACTGTGACGACCATTGCCCGTGCCTTTCCGAACGTCTACATAGGGGCTCCCTGGTGGTTCAACGACAGCCCGTTCGGTATGGAGATGCACCTGAAGTACGTTGCCTCAGTTGATCTTCTTTACAACCTTGCCGGAATGGTGACGGATTCGAGAAAACTTCTCTCCTTTGGTTCCAGAACGGAGATGTTCAGAAGGGTTCTCTCGAGTGTTGTCGGTGAGATGGTCGAAAGGGGCCAGATTCCCATCAGGGAAGCGAAGGAACTGGTGAAACACGTCTGTTACGACGGT
Coding sequences:
- the uxaC gene encoding glucuronate isomerase, with translation MFLGEDYLLTNKAAVRLFNEVKDLPIVDPHNHLDAKDIVENKPWNDIWEVEGATDHYVWELMRRCGVSEEYITGSRSNKEKWLALAKVFPKFVGNPTYEWIHLDLWRRFNVKKVISEETAEEIWEETKRMLPEMPPQKLLKEMKVEILCTTDDPISTLEYHRKAGETVKDVTILPTWRPDRAMNVEKNDWKEYVRELGERYNEDTSTLEGFLNALWKSHEHFKEHGCVASDHALLEPSIHFVDEKSARKIHEKAFKGKKLDPEEIRDYKAFMMVQFGKMNQETNWVTQLHIGALRDYRDSLFKTLGLDSGGDISTNFLKIAEGLRYFLNEFDGKLKIVLYVLDPTHLPTVTTIARAFPNVYIGAPWWFNDSPFGMEMHLKYVASVDLLYNLAGMVTDSRKLLSFGSRTEMFRRVLSSVVGEMVERGQIPIREAKELVKHVCYDGPKALFFG